A DNA window from Phyllostomus discolor isolate MPI-MPIP mPhyDis1 chromosome X, mPhyDis1.pri.v3, whole genome shotgun sequence contains the following coding sequences:
- the AP1S2 gene encoding AP-1 complex subunit sigma-2 isoform X7: protein MQFMLLFSRQGKLRLQKWYVPLSDKEKKKITRELVQTVLARKPKMCSFLEWRDLKIVYKRYASLYFCCAIEDQDNELITLEIIHRYVELLDKYFGSVCELDIIFNFEKAYFILDEFLLGGEVQETSKKNVLKAIEQADLLQEKIE, encoded by the exons ATGCAGTTTATGTTGCTTTTTAGTCGTCAGGGAAAGCTTCGACTGCAGAAGTGGTATGTCCCATTGtcagacaaagagaagaaaaagatcacAAGGGAACTTGTTCAAACTGTTTTAGCACGGAAACCTAAAATGTGCAGCTTTCTTGAGTGGCGAGATCTGAAGATTGTTTACAAGag atATGCTAGTCTGTATTTTTGCTGTGCTATTGAGGATCAGGACAATGAACTCATTACCCTGGAAATAATTCATCGTTATGTGGAATTACTTGACAAGTATTTTGGCAGT gtGTGTGAACTTGATATCATCTTTAATTTTGAGAaggcttattttattttggatgagTTTCTTTTGGGAGGGGAAGTTCAGGAGACATCCAAGAAAAATGTCCTTAAAGCAATTGAGCAGGCTGATCTACTGCAGGAG
- the AP1S2 gene encoding AP-1 complex subunit sigma-2 isoform X4: MQFMLLFSRQGKLRLQKWYVPLSDKEKKKITRELVQTVLARKPKMCSFLEWRDLKIVYKRYASLYFCCAIEDQDNELITLEIIHRYVELLDKYFGSVCELDIIFNFEKAYFILDEFLLGGEVQETSKKNVLKAIEQADLLQEEAETPRSVLEEIGLT; the protein is encoded by the exons ATGCAGTTTATGTTGCTTTTTAGTCGTCAGGGAAAGCTTCGACTGCAGAAGTGGTATGTCCCATTGtcagacaaagagaagaaaaagatcacAAGGGAACTTGTTCAAACTGTTTTAGCACGGAAACCTAAAATGTGCAGCTTTCTTGAGTGGCGAGATCTGAAGATTGTTTACAAGag atATGCTAGTCTGTATTTTTGCTGTGCTATTGAGGATCAGGACAATGAACTCATTACCCTGGAAATAATTCATCGTTATGTGGAATTACTTGACAAGTATTTTGGCAGT gtGTGTGAACTTGATATCATCTTTAATTTTGAGAaggcttattttattttggatgagTTTCTTTTGGGAGGGGAAGTTCAGGAGACATCCAAGAAAAATGTCCTTAAAGCAATTGAGCAGGCTGATCTACTGCAGGAG
- the AP1S2 gene encoding AP-1 complex subunit sigma-2 isoform X5: MQFMLLFSRQGKLRLQKWYVPLSDKEKKKITRELVQTVLARKPKMCSFLEWRDLKIVYKRYASLYFCCAIEDQDNELITLEIIHRYVELLDKYFGSVCELDIIFNFEKAYFILDEFLLGGEVQETSKKNVLKAIEQADLLQEPRHEYFNVPVY, encoded by the exons ATGCAGTTTATGTTGCTTTTTAGTCGTCAGGGAAAGCTTCGACTGCAGAAGTGGTATGTCCCATTGtcagacaaagagaagaaaaagatcacAAGGGAACTTGTTCAAACTGTTTTAGCACGGAAACCTAAAATGTGCAGCTTTCTTGAGTGGCGAGATCTGAAGATTGTTTACAAGag atATGCTAGTCTGTATTTTTGCTGTGCTATTGAGGATCAGGACAATGAACTCATTACCCTGGAAATAATTCATCGTTATGTGGAATTACTTGACAAGTATTTTGGCAGT gtGTGTGAACTTGATATCATCTTTAATTTTGAGAaggcttattttattttggatgagTTTCTTTTGGGAGGGGAAGTTCAGGAGACATCCAAGAAAAATGTCCTTAAAGCAATTGAGCAGGCTGATCTACTGCAGGAG
- the AP1S2 gene encoding AP-1 complex subunit sigma-2 isoform X6, with product MQFMLLFSRQGKLRLQKWYVPLSDKEKKKITRELVQTVLARKPKMCSFLEWRDLKIVYKRYASLYFCCAIEDQDNELITLEIIHRYVELLDKYFGSVCELDIIFNFEKAYFILDEFLLGGEVQETSKKNVLKAIEQADLLQEKMLKVVH from the exons ATGCAGTTTATGTTGCTTTTTAGTCGTCAGGGAAAGCTTCGACTGCAGAAGTGGTATGTCCCATTGtcagacaaagagaagaaaaagatcacAAGGGAACTTGTTCAAACTGTTTTAGCACGGAAACCTAAAATGTGCAGCTTTCTTGAGTGGCGAGATCTGAAGATTGTTTACAAGag atATGCTAGTCTGTATTTTTGCTGTGCTATTGAGGATCAGGACAATGAACTCATTACCCTGGAAATAATTCATCGTTATGTGGAATTACTTGACAAGTATTTTGGCAGT gtGTGTGAACTTGATATCATCTTTAATTTTGAGAaggcttattttattttggatgagTTTCTTTTGGGAGGGGAAGTTCAGGAGACATCCAAGAAAAATGTCCTTAAAGCAATTGAGCAGGCTGATCTACTGCAGGAG